Within Thiobacter sp. AK1, the genomic segment CAACGCACGATTGCAGCATCGCTGCAATGCTCAACGTTACTGCGACACAAGCTGTTTGACGCGCCATGTCAGGTCTTGCACATCCTTCGATCCATTGGACAACACTGCGCCAGCACTGATGATCGTGCACCCGCACTCTTTCGCTACCTGATCGCTGGCCCATTTCATCTTCTCGGCCAGTTTGGACAGCCTGGCGGCGATCTCCTGTTTCTTGGCGTCCGTCATGTCGGGCTTGATTTCCCGGTCCATCTTTGCGATCTCTTCCTTGAGAATCGCTGCCATGTCTACCATGGCGAGTCGCCCCGGCTGGGGGTGCGTGTACACCCAGGCAGCCCCGATGATGCACGCGGACAGAACAGACAACATCCAGGTGAGGATGTGTCCCTTCAGCCCTGACCGGCTTGGGTTGGCGCGCGAGGCGCTCGGCGCGGCATCCTCGCTTGACGCCAAATCAATGGTTTTCTCCGATTCCATCAGACTACGCCCTCGTCGTTACCGCTTTTTCTGTTCTTCTGGCTCTGACTTTTTCTGCTGCGCGGCGGGCAGGTAAATGCACACCACGCCGCCCCTGGTTAGCGCCACGTTGTAGCGCAGGTCGCAGTTTCCAGCGGCAAACAGGATCGGTAGCTGCTCGTTGCAAAACTGCTCTGGCAGAAAGGCGATTTTCTGGCCTGGCTTGCAATCAACCGCCCCAAACAGCGCTTCCAGACCAACCTTACAAAAGGTCGATTGCTCTACCGCCTCCTTTGTCGATTTGCTATCTGTTCTCTCGCCTGTATTCGGCGCGCCCGTTGTGGATGCCTGTTCCTTGCATCCTGCCAAGGCAAGCATGCCAATCATCACGACCACAGCAACACTGAGTGTCTTGTTCACGATGTTTTCCTTCTCTGCAGGATCGTCTCAATTGCTTCGACCACCGTCATCCCCTGATCCTTGAGCGTTTTGATTGCCTGGAAGTCCTCCGCCCTGGTTGAGTAGAGGAGCATCGAGAACGGGTCGAGAATCAGCCTCCCGACGCCCGACCCCATCGGTCCGTGCACAAAGATTTCCGAGTAGTAACCGTGCTCGGTCGCCACGCTCGACAGTTGCCGCTTCATCCATTCGTCAACATGGAGCTTGCCTTCCTTGCCCAGCCGATCAATGGATTCGGGTTTCTGCCTGAGCAGGAACAGCCAGTCCGCGTTCTGGATCGCAGCTTTGGTGGCGTCGTTCTTGTAGTAGTCCTCGACGGACTGCGTGATGGTGCCGAATGCGCCACCATACTTACGTGCCCGCCGGTATCCGGCCTCGATGAACCCAGCGCTTGATCCACTTCCCATCAGGTCCCACGCCTCGTCGATGATGACGAGCTTCCGTTTGGAGCGGTCGAGATACATTTCCTGGGTGATACGGTACATCATGAGCTGCATCACCACGGCCTGGAGGTCTTTCTTGGACTTCAGCTCTTCCAACTCCAGGACAACGAAGGGTTTGTGGAAGGCGATATTTGCATCTCCCTCAAAGTAGCTCGAATACACACCATACTTTGTGTATGGCTCAAGCGCGGTCGCCAGGCGCGACAAATCGCGTTCGTGCTCGCCGTCCTCGGACAAGCGACCCGTCTTGAGTAGTTCATACACGTCGGTGATGGTCGCCTGCTTGCCTTTGGCGTCCCAGACACGCTTGATCGCCGCGGCCAGCGCTGCGTAGCCGTAGTTGTCCAACGGCTCCCTTGGGCTTGCCATCTGAGCGACCAGCGGCAGCAGCATTTCCATGTCGTTGTTGATGTCAACCACCATCGAGAACGGGTTGAGGCAGATCGTGTTGCTGCGTTCGTCCGAAAACTCGATGAATTCGCCGTCGAGAAGCTCGCACAGGTTGCGGTATGACCGGCCCACATCGATGATCCAGACTTTGGCGCCCGTTCCGAGATAGCGGAAGGCCAGTTCATTGACGAATACCGACTTGCCGGAACCCGACAACGCCGCCACCGCGAAGTTGTAGTTGCCGCCCGTGTTGTTGAACAGGTCGAACGTCATGATCTGCCCACGCCGGCCGAACAGGGTGACGACCGGCGTCTCCGTCCCCTTCCATTCAGCGATCAGCGGGGCCGTCATGACGGCGTTGTCCGCCGTCTTGGTTCCGGCGCGGCCAAACATCTGCAAGTCCTTTTGCAGCGCCGGAGTCAGCGTGCACGGCATGGCCGCCACGAGAGCCTGATGCTGAAGATAAACATCCTTCGCCAGGTCGAAACCCCGCGCCCGCCAGACGGCGCGTACTGCATGTTCGCTTCTCGCCACGTCTTCCAGCCGTGAGATCAGGACGATCTGATGGTACATCTGGACGACATTTCGTCCGTTGTCGAATGCCCGTAGCACCATGTCCCAGTCGCGCTTGCGGTCTTGCAGGTCGGGCTGGAAGTGCGCCATGTAGGAACCGGCGGCCTGGGTCGCGCGGGCCGCCTTGACCTGAGCCTTGGTCCGCGCCGACTCATAATCAAGGATGATGGCGCCCATCGTGATCAGGAACGGGCATGGAATCGCCAGAGCCATCTGGTAATAGTCCCCGATCAGGGCGCCCATGTTGCCAAGGCGGTAGTACCTGGGGTACTGCCGCACGGAGAAACATTGCAGGGCGGTTTCTTCTCCGCCTCCCTTGCGGAACTTGATGAAGCTGTCGGCGACGCTCGAAGCGATCTCCAGATTCGATAGATGCGAGCGCAGCAGCCGCGAATCGTCGTATTCGATCGGCTTGTCTGCCGCCCTCCCGAACACCCGCTCGTGGTCGAAGAAATCGGCCACGAAGTTGAGCAGGTCGTTCGGCCCCCAATCCCAACCCGGAAGATGGGCTGAGCGCAGGGTCGCATGGGCGCTCTCGCGGATGCGGATAGCTTCTTCCACATCCGCCGGAACCGAAGGGCTCAAGGGCGTCGTGATGGAAATCACGCAACGGTAATCACGCAGCAGATAAACGTGGTGTGAGAACAGTGACTTCCCCGTGCCTTCGAGGTAGTAATCGATTCTCCGGCGCGCCATTTCGCGGAAGACATTTTTGTTGCGCCTGTCTTCCCACTCACCGCCGGTCTTGTCGCTGTCGACGGGCAGCAGTCTTGCCTGATCCCGCAACACCGGGAGAATGTGCGGGCTTGCGTAAAGAGATACTTGGATGCCTGTGCCAGGGGGGCAGGACATGAACAAGCTCGCCAGCACCCGCTCCATTTCCTCGTTGGAGCCGGTCTGCGGCATGGTCTCGATGCAGAAGCCGATGTTTTGCTCGGGCTTCCCGCCGAATGCGCCCTGGTCAAGAACGAACAGTTTTTCGTCCTGCATCCAGCCCAGATACGGCAGAATCCCGGTAAGCCTCGGGATCGTCGCGATTTGCTCCAGCAACGCGCGAGGAACCGCATCGGCCGGGGCGAACCGCTCGCCGTAAAAGATGGTTTTCAGGGCATCAAGCACGCTCACTCCTGTCCTCCTGCCCCCGCGTGAGGTTGCTGCGGCGCCGTGGGCCCGTAGCCTTGCGCGCCAGGCAGAACCACACCGCTACCCGCCTGTTGCGGCGCCGAGGCCGATGGTTTTTGCGCCGGATTGCCCTGGCTGGGCTGGATGAAGGTCGGCCGGTAGCGATCGATGATCCGCTTCTGGTTGTGTTCGATCACCCAGCGGCCAGGATCGGCTACGACGTAGATGTATGACTGGTCATGTAGGTCACCTTCCGAGTCCTCCCATGGGGCGATCCAGACGCGCAGGACCTTCGGTTGTGTGCGGATCGGGTCACCGGATGACGGCGCCTTCCCAATGATCTCGCCTGACTTCGCAGGCGCCCCAACCGAGGCCTCGACCTTCTCCCCCTTGCGCAAGGCCGGCAAGTTGTTTGCGACGGCATTGGCGTAGACACCAGACAGGGAGGAACACGTCACGCCATCCGGGGCCTTACAAGAGAACTTGGTCTCTCCGTCCAGCCCCGACATCGTGCTGGCGCACCCTCCGAGGAGGGTCGCGATCAGGATCGCGGCAGCATACGTGCGCATGTCGATCCCCCTCACTGGCGCTGAGCCGCGCCACCCATCGGGCGACTGCCACCTGAAAGACGCCGTTCGATCTCGGATGCCGGCACGAACCCCGGCACCATCGTCCCGTCACCCAGGATGATGGTTGGCGTGCCGCTGATGCCGAGGCTGCTTCCCAGCCGAACATTCCGTGCTACCGGGCTGTCGCACTGGGTTTTTTCATCTGGCAGCTTGCCGCTCGTCATGAAGGCGCCCCATGCTTTTGCGCGGTCTTTGGCGCACCAGATGGCTTCCGCCTTGCGCTTGGCGTCGGGATGTAGCCCCTCCAGCGGGTAGAGGAAGGTGTAAATCGTCACGTTATCGAGTTTCGGCATCGTCTCGCGCTCCAAGCGCTGGCAGAACGGGCAATCCGGGTCGGAAAACACATAGAGCGTCCGAGAGCCGTCGCCTTTGACAGTCTTGATGGCATCCGCCAGCGGCAACACAGACACGTCGATTTTGCTGATCTCATCGATGCGCTGGGCGGTGAGGTCTTTTTGCTCCTGCATGTCGTAGAGGTGGCCAAATAGCATGTACCGGCCGGACTCGTCCGTGTATGCCACATTGCGACCCATGACCACTTCGTAAATGCCCTTGATCGGGCTTTCGTACACCGCCGTGATTTTGGTGGCCGGATATTTCTCCTTCAGCCGATTCAGCACATCGTCCGTCTGCCCCGCCAGCACAGCCGACGACGCAAGAGCCATGGCCACGCCCAATACAACGCTACGCATTTGCATTACGTTTCTCCTTCTTCGATTCTTCCAAAAGTGCCTGAACAATCTGCTGCTGCACCTGCTCGGGTGTGAGCCGTCCAATGCCGCCAGGACCAAACAGCGACACCCTTGCTGCGATCGATGCGGCTTCTTGCAGGATGGCGGCCCGCACCGCTTGGTTTCTGGATGCGCGCCGATCAATGCGCGAAGGCATCCAACGCTTTCCCCATGATGCGGCGACCCCGCTTCCAGACGTCCGTGTAATCGCCTTCATCCACGCTCGGGCCGAGGCCAAGCGTCACGCCCTTGGTCAGGACGACATCCACCACCCGCCCTGCATCTACCTCGATGATCGGGAACATCTTCTCGGCCAGGTTGATGTAGTACTGCGAGAGCCGATCCAGCGCCTTTCCGACGCCGGCGCCTACTCCGGCCTGGAACTGTTTGCCCGTGTCCACGGTGCCGATCGTCCCCAATGGGCTGGTCGAGTAGGTGGTCGCGCTTTGCTGGAACGCCTGACCGATGCCTGAGGCGACGCCAGCCAGGAGCGCATTCGCAAGCACCTGCCCTTGTTTGCTCACCAGCCGCCCGCGCATACCGGCCTTGCCGTCCTCGCCAACCACATACCCTTTGGCATTGGTATCAACCACCTCTCCGGTGTTGAGCACGCACGAGAGCGATTCGAGCCTCAGATAAGCCCTTTCGGAGCTGATGTCGCCGTACCCCGAGCCCAACAGAAAGCACTCCTTGACCTTGGCCCGGAAGCGGTTGGGCAGGAAGGCGTTGTCCTGGACCCGCAGCAGCACCGGCCAAGGGTTGTTCTGGGCCTGGCCGCCTGTCGGAGCATCCAGTCCGCCCAGGAGCACAGCGCGCATGAACGAGCCGGATGGGATGTAAGTCTTGCCTTTTTGCTCCTCCTGTGCGCCCTGTACGGCAGCGGCGGCGTCGGATACCTCAAAGACGGCAATCCCAGGCTCCTTCGGCTGTGGCGGCGGCGCCTGCGGCGATGGCGTCCCCGTCCCGCTCGCTGGCGGTTGTGGCGCAGGCTGCTGTTGAGAGACGGGCGATGGCGCAGGTGGCGGCGGAACAGGCGGCAGCGGCGGCAAAACGCTTTCCGTCTTCTGCGCGGGGGGTTGAGGCGCATTCTGCTTCTGCTCGACCGCATCCAGCCTTTGCTTGATCCCTTGGAGAACCGCATCCATTTCCTTCATTTGCTGAGAGGATTGCGCCATCCAGACATCGCGTGGGTCGACCTGAGACCCGGGCGTTGCGATGTTCTTGGTGGTGTGTTCTTCCTTGTTGGATTGCGGCACCATCGAAGGTTGGTTGTTCCAGAGAGCGACACTGCCGAAGACGATGCCAAGGAAGACCGTGCCCAGGGCGCCAAGCACGAGATACTGCTTGGCTTTGGGCGACAGGTTCTTGAAACGGTCGGCCAGGGTTGTCTTGGTGTCTGCACTCATTCTGCCGACTCCGAGATCACGTACACGGCCGTCGTTTCCGCCGGTTTGAGTTCCGGTCGTTCAACCGACACGGCCACCACGCCACGCCGGTAAAGCTCACGCTCGTCGATCACCATGGGTTTGTCAGATGTGTTCGTGAGCATGTATTTCTCACCCTTGAGCGGTCCATCGACGACCTTGACGAGCACGAACATGGCTTCTTTCCAGAGAGGCGCCAGTTCGTTCGTCACCCGAGATTCCATGTCCGTCTCATCAGAGGATTCGAGAGCAAGCAAGACGCGCTTGATCGCTTGGTTGCGCGCCATGTCGCGGCCAGCCTGCTTGTTGCCTGGTTCCGGCTTGCCCTTGATGATGATGGAATCGGATGGGCCGTCGGCAACCGACAGCAACAGCTTCCATGTGCGCCCCGTTTCATCCGACACAAAGACGCTGAATGCCTGCTTGTCGGTCGTCGGCTTGATATATGCAGTGCCCGCGTCTTTGTCTGGTGTGACCGCGAACTCACCTTCGGCCCCGAACACCCGCCGGATGCGATGACCCTCCACACGGATCATGGTCGGCTCGGACCGCGACACCATGGCGCTCAGGGTGTCGTCTGGTTTTCCGGTGAGGACCTGGGCGCTGTGCGCGTCAAGACTGGCTGCCAGCAGGGTTGCCAAAAAGATTTTGATCGCTGGTTTCTTTGAAGTCGCTGACATAGAGCCGTCCATTCATGAACTTGAATCCGACGAGATAAGTGGCGTTCCGCTCGCCCGCCTTCTTGTCCGACGTCCAGGTTACGAGCGTCCCGGACAGCGCCACCTTAAGGGCTTTTTCGTCCGTCGTGACGTTGCGAACGGAGAATTGGGTCGCCGCGTTGTTTTTTTTCAGGAACTCTGCCCGCGCCCCCATCTCTGCCTGCAAGCGCCCGTATTCGGATGGAGCCGCATACTTGAGGAACAGGCTGTTCTGATAATCGGAGACGACGGGCGTGACGTTGAGCGCCAACCCTGCATACCAGTACGCCATTTCTTCCAGGTATTCCTTGGAGACGGCGTTCCCCGACACCCAGAAGCTACGGTTGATTTCAGGGGGCACGAGGACGGTTTTCTCCGCCCCCGCTAGCCTCAACATCGCTGCTCCCTCGATGAGCACCACCACGGTCAGCCCTGCCACGAGGAGGCGCATGAAGCGGATCTCCTGGTTGGCGTTGTCCCGCTCCGAGAGGTATTTCTTGAAGAGCATCTCAGTCTAGTCTTTCGACTGCGTAGGTGATGTAGATCATTCCGGTTGCGCCCGTGCTCTGCGAGACAGCAACAACACGGTATTTCTTCAGCATCTCTTCGACAGACATCCGCCCGTCGCCCAGGCACTCCGTGTAATGGTTCCTAAAGAACTCCGAAGACAGAATCTGCGACCGGCAAAGGCTGCGCTTAGCGGATTCTCCCGTTGGCGCCGCAGACTGAGTCTGAGCATAGGCTGATGCCGTGCATAGCGCGGCAATGAATGCAGCGATCTTGATGGCTTTTCGCATGATTTCTCCTATCCAAGAAAATACCGTTGATCCGAAGGCGGGGTGACCCGTGGCTTCACGAACAGACCGCTCGGCAGCCACCAGTAAAGGGCATGGACGGCGAACTTCGGATGCTTGCCGGCTTTCAGGCGGCCGTATTGCCAGGCCGCCAAACCGCCCGCCGCGATCCCCAGGAGCATGGAGCCAGAAATGACCCCCATGCCGATCAGCATGATGGCGATCACAGCCTGGTCCATTTCCCACCACAGGAATCGCTCCTGCGCATCCAGCGATTTCGGGATGTATCCGGTTTCGTCGCCGCCCATGGTTCGATCCTTAGATGGTCGCGGTCAGGATGCCGCTGATGATCGTCGGCGTGTATTGCAGGAAGATCGCAAAGCCGACGCCCGCCAGGATAGGGATCGGGTTGACTCGGGCGATGGAGAGGATCGCGCCGATACCCACCGCTGCCACGGCAACGGCACGACCGAAATAACCCGTCACCACGTTGTTGATCCAGGTGTACAGGTTCTGGAACTCCGTGCCGGTCGTGCCCGCAAAGGCGCTTCCCGCAATCAGAAAGAGAGCGGCCCCGGCGAGAGCGATTTGTGTTTTACGATTCATGCTTAGCTCCTTTCGAGTGGTCGATGATGGATTTGATGAGCCAGCCAATGCCTAGCCCCATTGCGATGCCGCCGATATGGGCTTCGAATCCCTTATCCAGCAGCGATCCCGGGAGCAACGCTCCCATCACAATGAACGCGCCGGCGATCAGCATGTCCCGGACTGCTTCCTTCGATTTCGGAATCACTTATTGATCTCCTTCGGGGTGATGAAATGAACTTCCGCGCGCCGGTTGGCGGCGCGGCCTGCATCCGTGTCGTTCGGCGCCACATAGCAGCACTTGCCTTTGGCCTTAACTTCCATCGGATTCTTGATGCCCAGCGCTTTGAGCTGCGACAGCACGAACGCGGCGCGTTGGCGCGCGAGTCGATCGTTGTACCGTTCGCTCCCCAAGTCGTCGGTATACGCCTTGATAAGTAGGCTGTCTGATGGCGCTACCTGACGCTCGACGGTTTCCAGCGCGTGCTTCCAGTCACCCACCGGGACCGCTTTTGCGAAGTCAAAATGCACTACGACCGGTTCACGAACCGTGACGGTTTGTTTTGGCGGTTCGATGGGTTTGATCGCGACCTGCGCTTGCGGTGGCGTAATCACGACCGTCTTGGGCGTCGGCTTGGGGCACTCATCTTCGTTGCATACCCGCCAGTCCCGCTTGATCCATCCGACATTCACCCTCTGGGGTGGCTCATCTTCCTGGCGCGGCTGCGACATGCTCACACAACCCGCCAGAAACGCCGGGGCCACCAAACATGCAGCCAGCGCACGCTTCACAGCGCTCCCCCCTTCTTCATCATCGCTGCGACCTTTCTGGCATACGCCATCCTTTTGCTTGGGCTGCTGGCGTTGTAAGCGCCGATGGCATCCCAGCCGTATCCGAGCCGATGGATGTTCTGGGCCAGAATCCATGCCCCGACGTAGGTGTTGGTACAAGCGTCGAACAGATTCCGCTCGGTAATGCCATACCTCTGAAGCACTGGTAACCAGCGGCTATTGATCTGCATGTGGCCGATGTCGTAGCTGCCATCGGCGTTGCGGCTGACCGCATTCGGGTTTCCGCCAGACTCCACACGGGAGATCGCCATGAGCAGCGATGGGGGGACCCGGTAACGGGCCGCTGCGTCGTTAAAGCACGCCGCAAAGCTTTTGCTTGCCAGCAGCAGCGCGATCAGTAAGCCGATGACGGCAGTTGTGAGGATTTGCCATTTGCGATCCATGTCGCCCAGTGTATCGATTTGGGTCGCGACAAATGCAGGAAAAAGCGCACAGATTTAACCTATTTTGCGCTTGCGCGCGCGGCGCGAGACGGCAAGGCGCAGGACACCTTGCCTGTGGCAGGGTCAATAAGCTTGTCCCAGTAGCACTCGTCCGGCAATGTGTTGTAGAACGCCTTCTTGGGCGCCGTCTGCTCTTCGGGCGCGGCCGTGTCGCGCGCCTGGCCTGTGGTTGCCAGCGCAGGCGCCGCCGATTGCGCCGCGTCAGCGGCTTTATCGATCCCGGAAGCCGCTTCCTTGCCTCCCGGCAATCCGCTTTGCCTGAGCGTTGCCGCAAAATCACGGATCGAGGATGTCAACGTCTGTATGGTTTGGTTGTCCAGCAGATTCGATGCTGCCAACCCGATGCCCGCGGCAAGTAGACCGAGTTGCAGGACCAGGCGCAGCATCGCTTAGCGCCCTGCCGTTCGCATGCCGTGAACAATGACCCATCCGTACATGACAAATGCCAGAAGGTACTCACGGAAATCGCCGGTAAAAAGCCGCAACGGCGCAACGAAGCGCCGTTTGCTCGGCCACAACAGGGGAACGCCCGAGTTCGTCATCCAGTCTCCGGCCAGATGGGATAGGTAGCCAACGGCAATGCCGACAACAAACGGCACGGAATAGCCCGGATGCCAAGCGAGATGGTGTAGCGAATACCAAGCCAGCGCAGACATGCCGACCACCGCGAGCAGGCTGTGCGTGATGCCTCGATGCCCAAACACGGCGGAGAGCATCATCGAAATCGGCAGCACCCGACGCCCGAAGGCGCTCCCGGGATGATCAATGTCCGGCAACATGCTACCCAGAACGCCACCGCCCAGCATCAACAATGTCTGCGGTGCAGGCGCGTTGAGCCAGTCCGCGGCCAGTAGCGCGGATGCGCTGCCTGCGGCGATGTGCGTAAAAGCCATCATGAGCTGCTCGACGCGAGCTTAGCCAGAGAAGCGTGCGCGTCCATCCAGTTTCCGGCATGGGCTTGCGCTTGCCGATCGCACCAGAATCCCTGGATTTCTCTCGCGCCAAGCTTTCGCGCCAACTCTGCATGGCGGCCCGTTTCGATGCGCTCGGCGATGACGGGTGTGCCCTTCACCGCGTTACGGATTTCGGCCAGCGCGTCCCTGTTCTCGACTTTGATGATGTCCGGCCGCAATGTCTTGATGAGTTCTCGTTCCAATGCGGTCGGCGTCACATCGTCCATTGCAATGAGTCCTCCCCTGCTGCGTATCTTGGCGGCAGCCTCTGCAATCCAGGAATGGATGTCACTCTTCCCGAATATTTCGTGCCGCTCCACCAGTTCGATCACGATTCCTGATCTGATCCTTTCGCAGATCAACAGCGGCGCCAGAACGAACGTCGAATATTCCATGTTGCAGTGAATGCGAAGACCTGTGCGTTCAACCAAGTCAACCGCATATTCGAGGCTTGCCAGGTCTACGCGAATCATTTCCGCCTCGTCATAGAAGACCAAAGGCATAGAACTCAGAACCTCCAGTGCGGTGACCGCCAATGTCGCGGCGTCAAGGATCGGTTGAGCTCGGTATCTACGCATGCACGCGCTCTCTACCATAGAATCACAATCGCTTCTGCAAATTTCCTACCCATAGCCAGAGCGACAGCGCCATGAAGCACACCACGGCAGGCGCTGCTAGGATCGGCATAGGAATCGGCAGAAAGAGCCAAAGAACCATCGCGATGCTGACCAGACGAAAGAAGTGAACCCCGATCTTGTGGCGAATCGGGCTTTGGGAGATGAAGGCTGTCTTCCGAATTTCGCGCACATAGAAGCCATCGACCGATGCCGCCAGAATCAGCGGTATGCCAAGAAGCGCCCACATCATGAGCGCATAGGTGCGATAGACCACCACATTCGCCCAGAGCAGGCTTGCGCAGATTCGATCCGTCAGCCATTTCTCGATCTGGCTGCCGCCGAGATCATTTACCGCTTTGTGGGCCTGTCTTGCAGTGTCAGCCATGACCCCTGCGGCCTGCGACATGATCCACCGGCTGGTGGCTCCACCGGC encodes:
- the traE gene encoding type IV conjugative transfer system protein TraE, producing MLFKKYLSERDNANQEIRFMRLLVAGLTVVVLIEGAAMLRLAGAEKTVLVPPEINRSFWVSGNAVSKEYLEEMAYWYAGLALNVTPVVSDYQNSLFLKYAAPSEYGRLQAEMGARAEFLKKNNAATQFSVRNVTTDEKALKVALSGTLVTWTSDKKAGERNATYLVGFKFMNGRLYVSDFKETSDQNLFGNPAGSQS
- a CDS encoding DsbC family protein, which encodes MQMRSVVLGVAMALASSAVLAGQTDDVLNRLKEKYPATKITAVYESPIKGIYEVVMGRNVAYTDESGRYMLFGHLYDMQEQKDLTAQRIDEISKIDVSVLPLADAIKTVKGDGSRTLYVFSDPDCPFCQRLERETMPKLDNVTIYTFLYPLEGLHPDAKRKAEAIWCAKDRAKAWGAFMTSGKLPDEKTQCDSPVARNVRLGSSLGISGTPTIILGDGTMVPGFVPASEIERRLSGGSRPMGGAAQRQ
- a CDS encoding metal-dependent hydrolase gives rise to the protein MMAFTHIAAGSASALLAADWLNAPAPQTLLMLGGGVLGSMLPDIDHPGSAFGRRVLPISMMLSAVFGHRGITHSLLAVVGMSALAWYSLHHLAWHPGYSVPFVVGIAVGYLSHLAGDWMTNSGVPLLWPSKRRFVAPLRLFTGDFREYLLAFVMYGWVIVHGMRTAGR
- a CDS encoding DUF4400 domain-containing protein is translated as MRQETRKQGTWGGFIATILLVGFVAAWALIPSRAMEETWLTEKRQMAAWAGGATSRWIMSQAAGVMADTARQAHKAVNDLGGSQIEKWLTDRICASLLWANVVVYRTYALMMWALLGIPLILAASVDGFYVREIRKTAFISQSPIRHKIGVHFFRLVSIAMVLWLFLPIPMPILAAPAVVCFMALSLWLWVGNLQKRL
- the traA gene encoding TraA family conjugative transfer protein; translated protein: MNRKTQIALAGAALFLIAGSAFAGTTGTEFQNLYTWINNVVTGYFGRAVAVAAVGIGAILSIARVNPIPILAGVGFAIFLQYTPTIISGILTATI
- a CDS encoding OmpA family protein, coding for MKRALAACLVAPAFLAGCVSMSQPRQEDEPPQRVNVGWIKRDWRVCNEDECPKPTPKTVVITPPQAQVAIKPIEPPKQTVTVREPVVVHFDFAKAVPVGDWKHALETVERQVAPSDSLLIKAYTDDLGSERYNDRLARQRAAFVLSQLKALGIKNPMEVKAKGKCCYVAPNDTDAGRAANRRAEVHFITPKEINK
- the traL gene encoding type IV conjugative transfer system protein TraL — encoded protein: MGGDETGYIPKSLDAQERFLWWEMDQAVIAIMLIGMGVISGSMLLGIAAGGLAAWQYGRLKAGKHPKFAVHALYWWLPSGLFVKPRVTPPSDQRYFLG
- a CDS encoding TraK domain-containing protein, with the translated sequence MATLLAASLDAHSAQVLTGKPDDTLSAMVSRSEPTMIRVEGHRIRRVFGAEGEFAVTPDKDAGTAYIKPTTDKQAFSVFVSDETGRTWKLLLSVADGPSDSIIIKGKPEPGNKQAGRDMARNQAIKRVLLALESSDETDMESRVTNELAPLWKEAMFVLVKVVDGPLKGEKYMLTNTSDKPMVIDERELYRRGVVAVSVERPELKPAETTAVYVISESAE
- the traV gene encoding type IV conjugative transfer system lipoprotein TraV, coding for MRTYAAAILIATLLGGCASTMSGLDGETKFSCKAPDGVTCSSLSGVYANAVANNLPALRKGEKVEASVGAPAKSGEIIGKAPSSGDPIRTQPKVLRVWIAPWEDSEGDLHDQSYIYVVADPGRWVIEHNQKRIIDRYRPTFIQPSQGNPAQKPSASAPQQAGSGVVLPGAQGYGPTAPQQPHAGAGGQE
- a CDS encoding TraB/VirB10 family protein, with the protein product MSADTKTTLADRFKNLSPKAKQYLVLGALGTVFLGIVFGSVALWNNQPSMVPQSNKEEHTTKNIATPGSQVDPRDVWMAQSSQQMKEMDAVLQGIKQRLDAVEQKQNAPQPPAQKTESVLPPLPPVPPPPAPSPVSQQQPAPQPPASGTGTPSPQAPPPQPKEPGIAVFEVSDAAAAVQGAQEEQKGKTYIPSGSFMRAVLLGGLDAPTGGQAQNNPWPVLLRVQDNAFLPNRFRAKVKECFLLGSGYGDISSERAYLRLESLSCVLNTGEVVDTNAKGYVVGEDGKAGMRGRLVSKQGQVLANALLAGVASGIGQAFQQSATTYSTSPLGTIGTVDTGKQFQAGVGAGVGKALDRLSQYYINLAEKMFPIIEVDAGRVVDVVLTKGVTLGLGPSVDEGDYTDVWKRGRRIMGKALDAFAH
- the traC gene encoding type IV secretion system protein TraC; this encodes MLDALKTIFYGERFAPADAVPRALLEQIATIPRLTGILPYLGWMQDEKLFVLDQGAFGGKPEQNIGFCIETMPQTGSNEEMERVLASLFMSCPPGTGIQVSLYASPHILPVLRDQARLLPVDSDKTGGEWEDRRNKNVFREMARRRIDYYLEGTGKSLFSHHVYLLRDYRCVISITTPLSPSVPADVEEAIRIRESAHATLRSAHLPGWDWGPNDLLNFVADFFDHERVFGRAADKPIEYDDSRLLRSHLSNLEIASSVADSFIKFRKGGGEETALQCFSVRQYPRYYRLGNMGALIGDYYQMALAIPCPFLITMGAIILDYESARTKAQVKAARATQAAGSYMAHFQPDLQDRKRDWDMVLRAFDNGRNVVQMYHQIVLISRLEDVARSEHAVRAVWRARGFDLAKDVYLQHQALVAAMPCTLTPALQKDLQMFGRAGTKTADNAVMTAPLIAEWKGTETPVVTLFGRRGQIMTFDLFNNTGGNYNFAVAALSGSGKSVFVNELAFRYLGTGAKVWIIDVGRSYRNLCELLDGEFIEFSDERSNTICLNPFSMVVDINNDMEMLLPLVAQMASPREPLDNYGYAALAAAIKRVWDAKGKQATITDVYELLKTGRLSEDGEHERDLSRLATALEPYTKYGVYSSYFEGDANIAFHKPFVVLELEELKSKKDLQAVVMQLMMYRITQEMYLDRSKRKLVIIDEAWDLMGSGSSAGFIEAGYRRARKYGGAFGTITQSVEDYYKNDATKAAIQNADWLFLLRQKPESIDRLGKEGKLHVDEWMKRQLSSVATEHGYYSEIFVHGPMGSGVGRLILDPFSMLLYSTRAEDFQAIKTLKDQGMTVVEAIETILQRRKTS